The window CCAGGAGCTCATCCAATTCCACCAGGGCAAATCCACTCGAATAGTCGGCCATAGCATAGGGGAGGATCAGATGCCTGTTGTGGATCATTGCACCACAGGTATATACTACATTAGGGACATAACCCTCCCTTTCCTTTTCATTGGGAACCAGCAGCGGCTCCTTTAACCGTCCGATTACCCTGCCGGGATTTTCCAGATCAAGCAGGCAGGCACCCAAGGAATACCTGCGTAGAGGGCCAACCCCATGGGTGATCAGCAGCCAGCCCTTTTCAGTTTCCAGCGGGGAACCGCCATTGCCCACCTGAATGAGTTCCCATGGTCGGGTAGGTTCCTGGATGATTCTGGCCTGTTCCCATATGTTGATCTGACCGGAATACATGATGTAATTGTTTTGTCCGTCGTACCTGGAAAGCATAGCGTACTTACCGTTTATCTTCCTGGGAAAAAGGGCGAGATTTTTATCCTGGGCAT of the Bacteroidales bacterium genome contains:
- a CDS encoding glycosidase, which encodes TYTKHIFEKKLEEMGIPVNLSHQVLERLPEKFVYPEIKRTVQELLENNEMTIEKQKVLKEVLWLADSHYELKFSLDTDISERAIFPIMETEKQGIEDARFVRFMDSKGIVDYYATYTGYDGYTIMPKLLHTKDFFHFRSMPLFGRYAQDKNLALFPRKINGKYAMLSRYDGQNNYIMYSGQINIWEQARIIQEPTRPWELIQVGNGGSPLETEKGWLLITHGVGPLRRYSLGACLLDLENPGRVIGRLKEPLLVPNEKEREGYVPNVVYTCGAMIHNRHLILPYAMADYSSGFALVELDELLGELLSNG